From Streptomyces sp. 6-11-2, one genomic window encodes:
- a CDS encoding SDR family NAD(P)-dependent oxidoreductase, translating to MKRLVTVVTGGGRGIGAAICRRLAADGHDVVVGYVDDTAAAEAVADEVLEAGARGVTVRMDTSVEADVERLFAVAEERLGPITGLVNNAGVSGPLGRLADTDTADLRRVVDVNLLGTLLCSRRAAQLMAPRKNGVIVNVSSAAATLGSPGEFVHYAATKAAVDALTLGLAKELGPDGIRVNAVAPGMIDTGMHAAMGDPDRARRAAGNIPLGRAGRAEEIAAAVAWLMSPDASYTTGAVLRVSGGR from the coding sequence ATGAAACGTCTCGTCACAGTCGTCACCGGCGGTGGCCGGGGCATCGGGGCCGCGATCTGCCGACGGCTGGCGGCCGACGGGCACGACGTGGTCGTGGGGTACGTCGACGACACCGCGGCCGCCGAGGCGGTGGCCGACGAGGTGCTCGAGGCCGGGGCGCGCGGGGTGACCGTGCGGATGGACACCTCGGTGGAGGCGGACGTCGAACGGCTCTTCGCCGTGGCGGAGGAACGGCTCGGGCCCATCACGGGACTGGTGAACAACGCCGGGGTGAGCGGACCGCTGGGCCGGCTCGCCGACACCGACACCGCCGATCTGCGTCGCGTCGTGGACGTCAACCTGCTGGGCACCCTGCTGTGTTCGCGCCGTGCGGCCCAGCTGATGGCGCCCCGGAAGAACGGCGTGATCGTGAACGTGTCGTCCGCGGCCGCCACACTCGGCAGCCCCGGGGAGTTCGTCCACTACGCCGCGACGAAGGCCGCCGTGGACGCCCTCACCCTGGGCCTGGCCAAGGAACTCGGTCCGGACGGCATCCGCGTCAACGCGGTCGCGCCGGGCATGATCGACACGGGGATGCACGCGGCGATGGGCGACCCGGACCGGGCGCGGCGGGCGGCCGGAAACATCCCGCTGGGCCGGGCCGGCCGGGCGGAGGAGATCGCCGCGGCCGTCGCATGGCTGATGTCACCGGACGCCTCCTACACGACGGGAGCGGTGCTGCGGGTGTCGGGCGGACGCTGA
- a CDS encoding TVP38/TMEM64 family protein: MLDATTRSGGTATASPRAAATEPAVAVPTAPPVPVVPSAPPAGPAARWARVLLSPWARLALLLVLLTAAGVSVLLFEPQRLLAHGWPPQLGGAVAAVVFAAAYGLCTVAFVPRPLLNLAAGALFGSQLGLAAALAGTVLGAGAAFGLGRVLGQDALRPLLRGRLLKAADGQLSRHGFRSMMAARLFPGVPFWAANYCAAVSRMGWTAFLLATALGSIPNTAAYAVAGARASAPTSPAFLLAMACIAVPAVLGTAVAWRKRHHLRNH; this comes from the coding sequence ATGCTCGATGCCACCACCCGCTCTGGGGGCACCGCCACGGCCTCTCCCCGGGCCGCCGCCACCGAGCCGGCCGTCGCCGTCCCCACGGCCCCGCCGGTCCCGGTCGTTCCGTCCGCCCCGCCGGCCGGCCCAGCCGCCCGCTGGGCGCGTGTGCTGCTGTCGCCCTGGGCGCGGCTCGCCCTCCTGCTCGTCCTGCTCACGGCGGCCGGAGTGTCCGTGCTGCTCTTCGAGCCGCAGAGACTGCTGGCACACGGCTGGCCACCGCAGCTGGGCGGGGCCGTCGCGGCGGTGGTGTTCGCCGCGGCGTACGGCCTGTGCACGGTGGCGTTCGTGCCGCGGCCGCTGCTGAACCTGGCCGCGGGCGCGCTGTTCGGCTCGCAGCTGGGACTGGCGGCGGCGCTGGCCGGCACGGTGCTGGGCGCCGGGGCGGCCTTCGGCCTCGGCCGCGTGCTGGGCCAGGACGCGCTGCGCCCGCTGCTGCGCGGCCGGCTGCTGAAGGCGGCGGACGGGCAGCTCAGCCGGCACGGCTTCCGTTCGATGATGGCGGCCCGGCTCTTCCCTGGAGTCCCGTTCTGGGCCGCCAACTACTGCGCCGCCGTCTCCCGCATGGGCTGGACGGCGTTCCTCCTCGCCACGGCCCTCGGCTCGATCCCCAACACCGCCGCCTACGCCGTCGCCGGCGCCCGCGCCTCCGCACCCACCTCTCCGGCCTTTCTCCTGGCGATGGCCTGCATCGCGGTACCGGCCGTGCTCGGCACGGCGGTCGCCTGGCGCAAGCGCCACCACCTGCGGAACCACTGA
- the tuf gene encoding elongation factor Tu, producing MPKTAYVRTKPHLNIGTMGHVDHGKTTLTAAITKVLAERGSGTFVPFDHIDRAPEEAARGITINIAHVEYETDTRHYAHVDMPGHADYVKNMVTGAAQLDGAILVVSALDGIMPQTAEHVLLARQVGVNHIVVALNKADAGDEELIDLVELEVRDLLTEHGFGGDAVPVVRVSGLRALEGDPRWTASIEALLDAVDTYVPMPERYLDAPFLLPVENVLTITGRGTVVTGAVERGTVRVGDRVEVPGAGLETVVTGLETFGKPMEEAQAGDNVALLLRGVPRDGVRRGHVVAAPGSVVPRRRFTARVYVLSAREGGRTTPVSTGYRPQFYIRTADVVGDVDLGEAAVARPGDTVTMTVELGREVPLEPGLGFAIREGGRTVGAGTVTALV from the coding sequence ATGCCCAAGACGGCGTACGTACGCACCAAACCGCACTTGAACATCGGCACGATGGGTCATGTCGACCACGGCAAGACCACGTTGACCGCCGCCATCACGAAGGTGCTGGCCGAGCGCGGCTCCGGCACCTTCGTCCCGTTCGACCACATCGACCGGGCCCCGGAGGAGGCCGCGCGCGGCATCACCATCAACATCGCGCACGTCGAGTATGAGACCGACACCCGGCACTACGCGCACGTGGACATGCCGGGCCACGCCGACTACGTCAAGAACATGGTCACCGGGGCCGCGCAGCTCGACGGCGCGATCCTCGTCGTGTCCGCGCTCGACGGGATCATGCCGCAGACCGCCGAACACGTGCTGCTCGCCCGGCAGGTGGGCGTGAACCACATCGTCGTCGCCCTCAACAAGGCCGACGCCGGCGACGAGGAGCTCATCGACCTCGTCGAACTGGAGGTCCGCGACCTGCTCACCGAGCACGGCTTCGGCGGCGACGCGGTACCCGTCGTACGCGTCTCCGGGCTCCGCGCCCTGGAGGGCGACCCCCGCTGGACGGCGTCGATCGAGGCACTGCTCGACGCGGTGGACACCTACGTGCCGATGCCCGAGCGGTACCTGGACGCGCCGTTCCTGCTGCCGGTGGAGAACGTGCTCACCATCACCGGCCGCGGAACCGTGGTGACGGGCGCGGTCGAGCGCGGCACGGTCCGGGTCGGCGACCGGGTCGAGGTACCGGGTGCCGGCCTGGAGACGGTGGTCACCGGTCTGGAGACCTTCGGCAAGCCGATGGAGGAGGCACAGGCCGGGGACAACGTGGCACTGCTGCTGCGCGGGGTGCCGCGTGACGGGGTCCGCCGCGGCCACGTCGTCGCGGCGCCGGGCAGCGTGGTCCCGCGCCGGCGCTTCACCGCGCGGGTGTACGTGCTGTCGGCGCGCGAGGGCGGCCGTACGACACCGGTGTCCACCGGCTACCGGCCGCAGTTCTACATCCGCACGGCGGACGTGGTGGGCGACGTCGACCTCGGCGAGGCGGCCGTCGCGCGGCCCGGCGACACGGTCACGATGACGGTGGAGCTGGGGCGCGAGGTGCCCCTGGAGCCGGGGCTGGGGTTCGCCATCCGTGAGGGCGGCCGCACCGTCGGCGCGGGGACCGTGACCGCCCTCGTGTGA